Genomic window (Corvus cornix cornix isolate S_Up_H32 chromosome 4A, ASM73873v5, whole genome shotgun sequence):
ACTTTCTAGATACAAACCCAAAGATATCCTGGATAAAATCTAGAAACAAAATTAGTGTCAACAtgcttctgtgaagaaataaaaactgatttGGTAGACAgtagctgcttttaaaaatctgctgcaAACTCCCACTCCTGAGAGGGACCAgttcccttttctccttctctgcacaATGGTGTTGGAACCAGCCAAGGCACTTTCTTCACCACTTCCACTCACTCTGCTGACATTAATCTGTTACATTGCTACAAATTCTGACAAATATCCTCCACGAACACTTCGCCAACTCATGCTGATCACTTACTGTCAAAAATGAGATTTCCAGCCTCGTGAGACAGAATTACCTGTGATGTTTTTGTACTAAAGGACAGCCCAAGCAAAAAGAAACCTGTGGACAGAGTTCACAGCAGTACTGCCAGCTGCCTTCACCTTTCAATGAGCTATGGATCCTGTGTCTTTCACATGCAAATATAATACTGCTGctagttttgcattttaatgcaaatttatCTACTTATTAAAACATGGAGCTTACTGTAAATGACAGGTTTGGCTCTGGTTCTTTACCAGCTGCTTTATGGCCACATAATTAAATGTCAATTAAAACACAAAGACATTGTTTGAAGACTGcacaaataataattaaagacaaattaaaatgtataGGATTTATGTACTTAAAATGTAAACCTTAAAAACTAATATTATGTGCttaagtgttcaaggccagtttggatggagctctgagcagcctgggctagtggaaggtgtccctgcccatggcaggcgTGGAATGACAGgagctttagggtcccttccacccaacccattctgtgattccatgggaAGTGCCTGTTCTCCCAGTTGGAAAAGTACAGTGAGAAAATCGAGTCAcgtgaaaaagaaaatcagaaccTGCTGAGATTTCTTGAGTTTTTTGCACAACAAAGTTCTGGCAGAACAGTAAGAAACTTCCATTGTTCTGTTAATTACTCCAGAAACTCATTTGTCAGGGAAACCCAAAGAACTGGGTGTGCCATTTCAGTTTTGGTTTACCCTGCCTTTTTCTGccattattttctctgcttccagttAACACtcatcccccccccccaaaaaagaaataaattggaCACAACACTTTGCTTGGTTCTGCAATGGAAATCTGAGTTGCAAGGTGTAGCTAATGGTAATTTCAAACAACACAGGAGATTTTTATTCATGTTACAAATGCAATTACACATTTAGTTGTCACAAATCTACCAGTCAAAGTTTCTGCATGAAATGTGCAGATTTCAGACTCTGAACTATCAGTCTGGGACTGGAAACAGCACCAACTTCCCTCTGAGTAACAACTTGCATAAAACTGGCCTTCTGTAAACACTGTGTACAAGGAATCTGACCTACTACAGCCATTAGGATGCAATGGTCTtacaaatactgtattttaatagcATATTGCAAACTGGAGAGATGCAAATACATTCAGAGGAAGCCCCAAGTCACCCTGAAACTAAAAAGCAACTTGGGATGATGTTGCAGGGAGTCAAGATGCTGCACAGAAATGCCTGGACACTGATAATGAAATCCACCACAACTTGCAGATACTCAGTtatctgctgggttttgttattTCTAGCTAGAAAAGGCAGAGAACTTGTAACaatttccatttgctttcttttatcGTGTAGTCTTGCTTAGGTCAGCCATTAGAGGAAGTTTTTCTACAATAACTTCCCTTCCTGAGATCAGGCAAACAGGGAAGAATCCAAAATAATACTGAATTCCACAAGGCATTTGTGGCTCTCCAGACAGTGCCTGACTGCCAAAACATATTCAGGAGCTCTTTCAACTGTTCCACTTCCTCCCCTCAGCATGTTTTGAAACTCCACTTTGACTGAGATAAAACTTACTTCCACCAGAAGGGACATCATGTCACTTAActgtgaaaatgctgaagtACAACCACACACCAACAATAACAAAGGTGCTACTTCAGCTTTGATTTGGCTGTTCctaattttttgcctttctaaTGAAGATCTCTGATTCGAGGTTAATTTTTCCtgacttcaaaacaaaatagaacTTAACATCCATGTATTCCTCACTTAAAAAGAGACTTTAGGGTATTTTGTTAATAGCAGCTGCCATCTACCCCACAAATGCAGCTTTTTCAGAGGTGAAGATTTCAGCTTcatatttgaaatacttttcaaaataaagacagaaatgcTATGCATTTTTCATCCATTTACTAAACAAAGTGCAACTGAGCCCTACACATCTGCCATACGTACAAACTCTTTATGGCTTTCCCATAAAACCAGTGTGGATGGGTCTGTACAATCCCAGGGGAACGAGCACATGGAACAGATGCTGGGGGACTGTTGGCAATAGAATAAGAGCTATAATACATTCTGTAAACCTTGGCATACACACTTTACATTATGCAAAGAGTCAATATTTACAAATCCATAGTGGGTAAATTAATGCACCCCCCTAATGTAAATGATGATTTTGCAAAGTGCAGGACAAAACCAGTGCTGTTGATTGCAAGTCCTATGCAAGCAGGTTCTACTAAAATCATTACTACTGGAGTTTACCTGGATATTCCTACTGAGGGTTTCTAGGATTGCAACACTTAGGATGAAATATAGGATGCACATTGGAGGacagcaaagagagaaattaataaGGCAGCATGCTCAGAACAAGTTTAAGCAGCACTGATGTTAAGATCCCTAGTGGCAACTCTATCAGTTATTGGTAATGTTAAAAATTCAGAGTGCAACATAGAAGCCTCGTTCAACataaaaaaatgtgcaaattgTTCTCTTCTTAACAAAAGAAAGTAACAGCGAGGAAGATTTCTactgaagaacatttttaagTCACAGCAAAGTAGACCATCTTCTTTCCAAAATCATCTACAAGGCACTAAGGGTAGAAAATGACAGGTAACATGAAAGACCAATGTTGTTCCTCAGTCAGGTCGAAATATGGGGTATTTTGGTAAGAACTCTATTAATATTACCTgttcaagaaaggaaaaagacaagaaCAGAACACAGTAACCAAAAAGTTCAAAGCTTCAGCACAATTTCCATGCAACATTAGCTAATTCATAAGGCTAAATATATCTGAGATAGTCTGTGAGGAGGGCATGTTCCCCAGggtaacaaaacagaaattccagTCATTCTGAAATAGAGGGATTCTGGatacttggggttttttgaggtgGATCTCTCCCTAAAGTCTACACAGTCTTCACAGCTACATGTTAAAGTGGATAGGGGAGTGGTAGAACCACAGAAGTATTCGAAATTCTGCTTTCCTAAGAGGTCTGTCTTGTTTACAACCATGTGAAATTTGGAGCTGGcaaaaaaaacctaccaaaacaaaccaaaaccacaaaagaaaaggtccaaccaaaaaaccacattaCTATAAAGATgcaatatttctgtaaaattatttgaattaaaGGAATTATGAATACAACTTGAAAACGTGGATAAGTTAAAGAACTAGGGACTGGTGCTGGTGTGGGAATCACTCCAATGCAAGTCTCAGTGGGTCTCCCTCTTTCCAAATTACAGACCAAACTGCACATTTATCTGGGAGAGATCTTTTTGCACAGGGTCACTAAGTGAAGGATTTTCTCTATTCCATCATAGTTCTGTTGAATAGCAGTAAGAACAGAAGCAATACTCACATACTCCATCATATTGCTagtttcacatttccttttacTCAGCTTCCAGTGCAAACCAAGCTAAGGAAATAATTAACATAAAGGATTAGCACAATCTTGTTTGGATGGGTAATGCAACAAGCATCAGCTATACTGAATTATAAGGATTTATTATTTAGGATCAGTATAAAGTATGGAATTACAACAAGACTCTCAAATCCTTCATGCCAATATTCctaaagctgaaaaaaacaagtaCTCTATTCTTACCTTATGATATAGTCTGTTATTTTCCCATTCTAGTAACTTCTGAATTGATCTTCTAGTCTAAAAAGTAAGTCAGAACTGTATCAGAGAATGGTTCAGCAGCCAGATCCAGAAGAATCTCACTACTGCATTTCTGGCTTAAGTTAATTTATAGTAAGTTAGATTTATTTATAGTAAGTTAAGTTTTATAAAAGCAGAACCAAGCGAAGAAGAAATGATGAGTGGAAATCTTATCACTTCAATCTCCCACTCCCCcttttttcaaaaaaggaaGCACCCATGGGTGTTTTGTTAACTTAGAATCATTAAGGATGGAAAAATTtttaagatcaagtccagctTAGGCCTGTGACTTTTCCAGAATTCATTTAGTTAGTAAGAGACCCTTTTGAATTTGCTGTTTTTACCTACCACAGCCAACAACAACACAGAGTCTCCCACATTCTCCTGGCCAAATCCTGCAGTCACTGCAGGTGTTCTGCTGACAACACAGATTTCCAAACATGTAATTTCCAGATTTTGCTAATGGAATTGTGATCTGGATCTTGAAAAAACCCCTCACCACCAAACTCCAGCTCACAACAACTGGTGTTTGTATTTTCAATTCTGGATTACCAAAGTGTGATCTTTATGTCTCTTTCCACAGCTGTGGAGAGGAGATGATTTCTCAAGTTTCAGTGGCTTTTAAGATCACAAGGAGACAACTGTGATGATGCTGCAGGgtatacatttaattttaatcacTGCATGATTGTTATCACCCTCACACCCCCACGGAAGTGCCATCATTTTCCCTACTTGGTGCATTTTCTCTGTAGCCTTGAGAATTTCATTAATACTCCAACACCACATGGGCATTTATTTAGATTTTCACTGGCACAAGATACTAAATATGGTTTTAAACCTGCAAATACTCCATTTGTATCTCTCAGGCATATTCCTCtgcaaaaatgacatttataaAGGCAGTTCAAATGAGCTAAAACAAGTCTCCTAACTTTTTAGTGATGCAGTTTCAGTGATGAGCACTTCACCAAGTTAACACATTAATGCACTTCCTAAACATTTACTGCTGTGATAAATCAATTCTAAATGTAAATCACAGAGGTAACTGAAATCATATTTACCTGATACTACTAAAGTGCTTTTCAGAATTATCACTTTGAACCCCATTACAGAAGTGGTCAACTCTCTGTTGGGGGGGAGTCTCTAGAAAATATATTGGTGCTTGTTCTtaacagaagcagcacagtaaAATATGGCAAATAAAccacagctctgaaatgttGTGATACTTATTGCAtattaaaaagtgatttttaagttaaaaaatatttattcagggGGTGGGGCTAGTGGGGATGCTGAAgaggaaaagtgatttttcagtCTGACACACTTTGAAGGTCAGTGTCCAGTTCTGCACTCATTTAACTCCATTCTTAGACCTTGAGAAATCCTGGAAATTTAAGGTATCATATAATCCATCCTGTTTGAACTGAGATGGGATCAGCTATTCTTAAAACTATTGATTCAATTGGTAATTTGGTgtcatttcatattttttctgttttctcaggtGGAGACCAGAATAACCTTTTGAATGTGAGACCAAACCTGGGTTTGAAGATGGGGAAGATATTAGGAGAAGTTATTTAATCCTAccagtaattaaaaaatccatAGAGTAAGATGAAACATGGACTCACTCTTTTGTTAAGACAGACCACGGgccacaggctgcagcccagagtgcagcagcagcacaggcagccacagagcagccactTCACATTGACAGGGAGGTTCTTCTTCAGGCAGGCGTTCACTCGGCTGATGCTGGTCTTGAATTCCTCGGGGGCCAC
Coding sequences:
- the CHIC1 gene encoding cysteine-rich hydrophobic domain-containing protein 1 isoform X1, which encodes MSVLLPNMADFDTIYELEEEDEEEQDEPEPVVRSQELPRPRDAPDPVAVRGAGHITVFGLSNKFDTEFPSVLTGKVAPEEFKTSISRVNACLKKNLPVNVKWLLCGCLCCCCTLGCSLWPVVCLNKRTRRSIQKLLEWENNRLYHKLGLHWKLSKRKCETSNMMEYVILIEFLPKYPIFRPD
- the CHIC1 gene encoding cysteine-rich hydrophobic domain-containing protein 1 isoform X2 is translated as MSVLLPNMADFDTIYELEEEDEEEQDEPEPVVRSQELPRPRDAPDPVAVRGAGHITVFGLSNKFDTEFPSVLTGKVAPEEFKTSISRVNACLKKNLPVNVKWLLCGCLCCCCTLGCSLWPVVCLNKRLGLHWKLSKRKCETSNMMEYVILIEFLPKYPIFRPD